The DNA sequence GGCTGGTGGGCGTCGGACACCGCTGAATTGTTCTTCGACGATTGCCGGGTGCCTGCAGGAAACCTGATCGGCGCCGAAAACATGGGCTTTGCCTGCATCATGGGCAACTTCCAGAGCGAGCGACTGGCCCTGGCGTTGATGGCCAACATGACCGCGCAACTGGCGCTGGAAGAAAGCCTGAAGTGGGCAAAGGAGCGGCAAGCGTTCGGCAAACCCATCGGCAAGTTCCAGGTGATCAAACATCGCCTCGCCGAAATGGCCACGGCGCTGGAAGTCTCGCGGGAGTTCACCTACCGGCAGGCGGCGAAGATGGCGGCGGGGCAGAGCGTGATCAAGGAGATTTCAATGGCCAAGAACTTCGCCACGGACACTTCGGACCGCATTACCACCGAAGCGGTGCAGATTCTTGGCGGGCTGGGTTATATGCGCGAAAGCCTGGTGGAGCGGCTGTACCGGGATAACCGCATCTTGTCGATTGGCGGCGGGACGCGGGAAGTGATGAACGAGATCATCAGCAAGCAGATGGGATTTTAGATTTTGCAGTGAGGCTGCTGGCCCATTCGCGAGCAAGCTCGCTCCCACAGAGAAACGCATTCCAACTGTGGGAGCGAGCTTGCTCGCGAAAGCGGTGGAGCAGGCGCTATTTACTTATCGGTCAGGGCAAACTGCGTCAGGCAGAACGTAGGAATTCCCATGTCCTCAAGACGCTGCGAACCACCCAGCTCCGGAAGGTCGATGATCGCCGCCGCTTCATGAACGCGGGCGCCCATGCGGCGGATCAGGTTGGCCGCTGCGATCAGCGTGCCGCCGGTGGCGATCAGGTCATCGAACATCACCACCGAATCGCCTTCACACAGGCTGTCGGCGTGCACTTCGAGGAACGCTTCGCCGTACTCGGTCGCGTAGCCTTCAGCCAGCACGTCCGCCGGCAGTTTGCCTTGCTTGCGGAACAGCACCAGCGGCTTGTTCAGTTGATAGGCCAGCACCGAACCGATCAGGAAGCCCCGCGCATCCATTGCGCCGATGTGAGTGAAGTCGGCTTCGACGTAACGGTGGGCGAAGCTGTCCATCACCAGGCGCAGGGCCTTGGGCGACTGGAACAGCGGGGTGATGTCGCGAAAGATCACACCCGGTTTCGGGAAATCGATCACGGGGCGGATCAGGGATTTGATGTCGAAGGAGTCGAAGACCATCGTCGAGGTGTCCTGGCAGGGCTGCAAACGGCGCAGTATACCCGCGGCTGAAACGATTCGCTCGGCCGCGGGTCGAGATCAGACTTCGAGCGAGCCGCCGGCCAGGGCGCAGAGCTGGATCGGGTCGAGGATATGGATTTCCTTGCCCTCGGCGGCGATCAGTTCGTTCTGCTGGAAGCGGGTGAAGACCCGGGACACGGTTTCCACCGCCAGCCCCAGGTAGTTGCCGATTTCATTGCGCGACATGCTCAGGCGGAACTGGTTGGCCGAGAAGCCGCGAGCGCGGAAACGCGCCGACAGGTTGACCAGGAAGGTGGCGATGCGCTCGTCGGCGGTTTTCTTCGACAGCAGCAACATCATTTGCTGGTCGTCGCGGATTTCCCGGCTCATCACGCGCATCAGCTGACGGCGCAACTGCGGCAATTGCAGGGCCAGTTCGTCGAGGCGTTCGAAGGGAATCTCGCAGACCGAGGTGGTTTCCAGCGCCTGGGCGGAAACCGGGTGTTTCTCGGTGTCCATGCCGGACAGCCCGACCAGTTCGCTCGGCAGGTGGAAGCCGGTCAGTTGTTCTTCGCCGGTATCGCTCAGGCTGAAGGTCTTCAGGGCGCCGGAGCGTACTGCATAAACGGAATCGAAAGTGTCGCCCTGGCGGAACAGGAACTCACCCTTTTTCAACGGGCGGCCACGTTTAACGATTTCGTCCAGCGCATCCATGTCTTCCAGATTCAGTGAAAGTGGCAGGCAGAGAGGGGCCAGGCTGCAATCCTTGCAATTAGCCTGGTTGTGAGCGCGCAGTTTAACTGGCTCGGACATTTCTTAAATCCTTGTGGGAAAACACACATAAGGCGTAAGGGTAACCCAGCGGAGGACATTCAGGCCAGCCTGTGGCGAGATTGCCCCCACGGCATAAAGCCGCAGGGATGACGGCCGATAAACAGGTATCTGACGGCATGCAAGGAACCGCTTCGATGACTGCTATAGGTACGCTGACCCCCGGTAACAGTGGCGTTGCGTCGTTGCTGGAAAGTGCTGAAACCTCCGTTGCCGATGAGTCCGGCACAGACGCGGCATCGTTGGGAAGCCCGACCTTGGTCGAGGGCGTCAAAGTGTCGCTGTCCGATGCCGCCATTGCTAAATCCGCCGGTTCCGGCGGGAAAAACCGCGATATCGAAGAAAGCGGCCTGCCGGAAAACGTCCAGCAATTGCTGAAGATGATTCGCAAATTGCGCCAGCAGATCGCCGAGAAGAACGCCCAGATCAACGCGCTGATGGCCAACAAGACCCTCTCCAACGAAGAGCGGTTCGCCAAAGTTGCTGCCCTTAAAGGCGCCATCTCCGCCCTCAACAACGGTCTGATCACCGCCAACCTGTCCCTGACCAAAGTCATCGACCAATCGGGCCTGACCGCTGACCAGAACCTGAAAACCAACGCGCTGTTGATGAAGAGCTAAATCACCCGCGAAAAACGCTGTCGGTTCTGCTGTTCCAGATACGCGTCGAACACCATGCACACTGAACGCACCAGCAGGCGCCCGGCCGGCAGCACGGTGATGCGCTCGCGATCCAGTTCGATCAGCCCGTCCTGCGCCATGCCCTGCAGTTGCGGCCAGAGCGCGCCGAAGTAACCCTGAAAATCGATGTTGAAGCGGCGCTCGATCTCGGCGAAATCCAGGCTGAAATTGCAGATCAGTTGCTGGATCACCGCACGGCGCAAGCGATCGTCAGCGTTGCACACCAGGCCGCGGCTGGTAGCCAGTTGCGCGCCGGCGAGGGTGTTCTGGTAGTGATTGAGGTCGCTGCTGTTCTGGCAGTACAGATCACCGATCTGGCTGATGGCCGACACGCCCAGCCCAATCAAATCGCAATGACCGTGGGTGGTGTAGCCCTGGAAATTGCGTTGCAGGGTCGATTCTTCCTGGGCAATCGCCAGTTCATCGTCGGGCAGGGCGAAGTGATCCATGCCGATGTAACGGTAGCCGGCGGCGGTCAGTTGTTCGATGGTGCGTTGCAGCATTTCCAGTTTCTGCGCCGGGCTCGGCAGTTCGTTGCCGTTGATCCGCCGCTGCGGCATGAAGCGTTCCGGCAGGTGCGCGTAGTTGAACACCGAGAGGCGGTCCGGTTGCAGGCTGATGACTTCCTCGACGGTGCGGGCAAAGTTGTCCGGGGTCTGCTTGGGCAGGCCGTAGATCAGGTCGATGTTGATCGAGCGAAATTGCAGGGTGCGCGCCGCGTCGATCACCGCGCGGGTTTCTTCCAGGCTTTGCAGGCGATTGACCGCGCGTTGCACCGCCGGATCGAGATCCTGCAGGCCGATGCTGACCCGGTTGAAGCCCAATTCGCGCAGCAGGCCCATGGTCGACCAGTCGGCTTCGCGCGGGTCGATCTCGATGCCGTAGTCGCCGGAGTCATCGTCCAGCAGATTGAAATGCTTGCGCAGGTGCGCCATCAACTGGCGCAATTCGTCGTGGCTGAGAAAGGTCGGCGTGCCGCCGCCGAAGTGCAGTTGCTCGACTTTCTGCGCCGGGTCGAGGTGGCAGGCGATCAGCTGGATTTCCTGCTCGAGCCTTTGCAGATACGGCAGGGCGCGGCCGCGATCCTTGGTGATGACCTTGTTGCAGGCGCAGTAGTAGCAAATGTTCGCGCAGAACGGCACGTGCACGTACAGCGACAACGGGCGCAGGGCCTTGCGGCTGTCGCGCAGGGCGTGGAACAGGTCGAAGGTGCCGACCTGACTGTGAAATTGCACGGCCGTCGGGTACGAGGTGTAGCGCGGCCCCGCCAGGTCGTAGCGGCGGATCAAATCGGTGTCCCAACGAATGGCGTCGAGCATGCGGGCATTCCCCCGGATAGGCTGGCAGTGTGCCGAGTCTAGGGGAGGGCGCGAAAAGGCATCTTGATTTGCATCAACGGGGATATGTGTGTTGCCAGTGCGGGCCTTTTCGCGAGCAAGCTCGCTCCCACAGGAGATTTGTGGGCTACACAAAACCTGTGGGAGCGAGCTTGCTCGCGAAGGCCGCGCCGCCGATCAGTGGCCCATCAGCCAGTGCTGGTGCGGCCCCGGCAGGGTCCAGATACCAAACAGGATCACCAGCAGACCGCCGGCCATGCGCACGCTGCGTTTGCGTAACAGCGCCGTGACCCGTTCGGCCGCGAGGCCGGTCGCCAGCAATACCGGCCAGGTGCCGAGCCCGAAGGCGAGCATCAGCAAGGCGCTGTCGATTGCATTGCCCTGACTGGCCGACCACAGCAACGTGCTGTAAACCAGCCCGCACGGCAGCCAACCCCACAACGCGCCGAGCAGCAACGCCCGGGGCAGGCTCGACACCGGCAGCAGACGATTGGCGACAGGCTGAATGTAACGCCACAGTCCACGACCCAGGCTTTCGATACGGGTCAGGCCGCTCCACCATCCGGCCAGGTACAAGCCCATGGCGATCAGCAGCAACCCGGCGAGTACGCGCATGAACAGCGCAGCAGGACTGTTGGCCACCGCCCATCCCGCCAGGCCAATCAGCAGACCGGCCGTGGCATAACTGAGGATTCGCCCGAGGTTATAGGCCAGCAACAATCGAAAGCGTCGGCTGCGTTGTTCCTTGGGAATCGCCAGGGTCAGCGCGCCCATCAGACCGCCGCACATGCCCAGGCAATGCCCGCCGCCGAGCAGGCCGAGGATCAACGCAGACACCAGCAGCGGCGCCAGTTCAAGCATGGGGTGGCGCCTTGTCGTCCGGTTTGGCCGGGTTGGCTTCGTCCACCGCAGCGGTGTGGTTCGGGTCCTGATCGTCGAACAGGATGCTGTGGGCCGGGCCGTCGAGGTCGTCGTACTGGCCGCTGTCCACCGCCCAGAAGAAGATGTAGACGGCGATGGCCACGATCAGCAGCGCGGCCGGAATCATCACGTAGAGAGCTGGCATCTGTACTCCATGCCCGCGCGGCTCAGGCCGGCAGCGGGCGGGTTTCTGACGTGGCGTTGACGGCCGGCGCACTCGGCAGGCGAGTCAGGCGCAGGGCGTTGAGCACCACGGTCAGCGAACTGATCGACATGCCGACGGCGGCCCATACCGGAGTGATCCAGCCGAGGGCGGCGAACGGCAACATGAGGCCATTGTACAGCGCGGCCCACAACAGGTTCTCGATGATCACCCGGCGGGTGCGGCGGGCCAGCATGAAGGCTTGTACCAAGGCGTCGAGCCGGTTGGACAGCAGCACCGCGTCGGCACTGGTTTTCGCCAGATCGGTGGCCGAGCCCATGGCCACGCTGATGTCCGCAGCGGCCAGCACCGGCACGTCGTTGACCCCGTCACCGAGCATCAACACCTTGCGGC is a window from the Pseudomonas gozinkensis genome containing:
- a CDS encoding adenine phosphoribosyltransferase; this translates as MVFDSFDIKSLIRPVIDFPKPGVIFRDITPLFQSPKALRLVMDSFAHRYVEADFTHIGAMDARGFLIGSVLAYQLNKPLVLFRKQGKLPADVLAEGYATEYGEAFLEVHADSLCEGDSVVMFDDLIATGGTLIAAANLIRRMGARVHEAAAIIDLPELGGSQRLEDMGIPTFCLTQFALTDK
- the fnr gene encoding fumarate/nitrate reduction transcriptional regulator Fnr, whose product is MSEPVKLRAHNQANCKDCSLAPLCLPLSLNLEDMDALDEIVKRGRPLKKGEFLFRQGDTFDSVYAVRSGALKTFSLSDTGEEQLTGFHLPSELVGLSGMDTEKHPVSAQALETTSVCEIPFERLDELALQLPQLRRQLMRVMSREIRDDQQMMLLLSKKTADERIATFLVNLSARFRARGFSANQFRLSMSRNEIGNYLGLAVETVSRVFTRFQQNELIAAEGKEIHILDPIQLCALAGGSLEV
- the hemN gene encoding oxygen-independent coproporphyrinogen III oxidase is translated as MLDAIRWDTDLIRRYDLAGPRYTSYPTAVQFHSQVGTFDLFHALRDSRKALRPLSLYVHVPFCANICYYCACNKVITKDRGRALPYLQRLEQEIQLIACHLDPAQKVEQLHFGGGTPTFLSHDELRQLMAHLRKHFNLLDDDSGDYGIEIDPREADWSTMGLLRELGFNRVSIGLQDLDPAVQRAVNRLQSLEETRAVIDAARTLQFRSINIDLIYGLPKQTPDNFARTVEEVISLQPDRLSVFNYAHLPERFMPQRRINGNELPSPAQKLEMLQRTIEQLTAAGYRYIGMDHFALPDDELAIAQEESTLQRNFQGYTTHGHCDLIGLGVSAISQIGDLYCQNSSDLNHYQNTLAGAQLATSRGLVCNADDRLRRAVIQQLICNFSLDFAEIERRFNIDFQGYFGALWPQLQGMAQDGLIELDRERITVLPAGRLLVRSVCMVFDAYLEQQNRQRFSRVI
- a CDS encoding sulfite exporter TauE/SafE family protein; its protein translation is MLELAPLLVSALILGLLGGGHCLGMCGGLMGALTLAIPKEQRSRRFRLLLAYNLGRILSYATAGLLIGLAGWAVANSPAALFMRVLAGLLLIAMGLYLAGWWSGLTRIESLGRGLWRYIQPVANRLLPVSSLPRALLLGALWGWLPCGLVYSTLLWSASQGNAIDSALLMLAFGLGTWPVLLATGLAAERVTALLRKRSVRMAGGLLVILFGIWTLPGPHQHWLMGH
- the ccoS gene encoding cbb3-type cytochrome oxidase assembly protein CcoS — encoded protein: MPALYVMIPAALLIVAIAVYIFFWAVDSGQYDDLDGPAHSILFDDQDPNHTAAVDEANPAKPDDKAPPHA